Within the Cytophagales bacterium genome, the region TTAACTGACGGATGTGCATAATAAGTGCGCCCTCCGGAAAAAGGGTCATCCCGTTTAGCCATAAGCTGAAGCATTAATTGAAGTGGAGAAAAGCCCATTGCCAGCAAAACAGAATCATCCCTATAATATAAAGAAGCAAAATCAAGTGGTAATAACTGCAATCCTGCCGCCAGTTGGATCGCTTCGTGCCCTCTCGAAGTGGCGTGCACGTATTTGCTGCAGATCTCCTTATTTTCTTCGTATGTTTCTGCCATTGCCTTGGCAGTAAGCATTAACCTGTAAGCTTTTAGGAGTAGCGCTTTATTTATTTTTGATTTTGTTTTTAATTCTGTTTGTGCGTTCATATATTTCTATAAAAACGGTTCGCCAATATTACAATAAAAATTAATTAAAACAATATCTTTGAAAATTGGAATGTTGGAATAAGGGTTGGCTATCATCGGATGACTCTCTGGATTATGCGTTGGGGTCATCCGATGAATTTGCCGGTAAAGTTGATTATCCAACGGGGTAAACTAATAACGATCATCATGAATAAAGAATCAATAAGTAATTATTTTAAAAAATTACAAGACGATATTTGCATTGCCCTGCAATCAGCGGATGGCAAAGCCAAATTCAAGGAAGATCTCTGGCAAAGAGCAGGTGGCGGGGGTGGAAGAACAAGGATTATTCAAAATGGAAATGTAATAGAAAAAGGCGGGATTAATTTTTCATCAGTTTATGGAAGAACTCCAGATAAAGTTTTAAAATCTCTAAATTTTACCGATTCTACATTTTTTGCAACCGGAATATCTATCGTTATACATCCAATAAGCCCAATGGTTCCAATCATCCATATGAATCTAAGATATTTTGAGATGAGTGTTATTAGCCAGCACCCAGCGCCAAGTACCCAGAACCCAGTACCAAGCAAATGGTTTGGCGGGGGGATAGATCTTACCCCTGTTTATATTGATTTAGAAGACGCTAAATATTTTCACAGCAGGTTAAAAGAGACCTGTGAACAGTACTCCACCTCTTATTATCCTCAATTCAAAAAATGGGCAGACGACTATTTTTTCATA harbors:
- the hemF gene encoding oxygen-dependent coproporphyrinogen oxidase, with amino-acid sequence MTLWIMRWGHPMNLPVKLIIQRGKLITIIMNKESISNYFKKLQDDICIALQSADGKAKFKEDLWQRAGGGGGRTRIIQNGNVIEKGGINFSSVYGRTPDKVLKSLNFTDSTFFATGISIVIHPISPMVPIIHMNLRYFEMSVISQHPAPSTQNPVPSKWFGGGIDLTPVYIDLEDAKYFHSRLKETCEQYSTSYYPQFKKWADDYFFIKHRNETRGIGGIFFDRLSPSNSPPNSPPKSPQRGDFPTTLPKGKGAGKSDGIVPPLGRTMSSGHRASIAGGRGAVDLGETAIFEFIKEVGNAFDPIYTYLMKKNKDIAYGEPEKRWQALRRSRYVEFNLIYDLGTKFGLDTGGRTESILMSMPPQASWEYNFKPGKGSKEEMTLRLLKKGLDWIEVAPPF